One part of the Phragmites australis chromosome 3, lpPhrAust1.1, whole genome shotgun sequence genome encodes these proteins:
- the LOC133911861 gene encoding uncharacterized protein LOC133911861 — MGYWWDRVVLPVRRVWLGVASRFGVRQTGLWRLRQEVSTCEYEDVHVMWEMLSRTTAPAPAPRRPSRFGRQPRPWTDRFRLCRGF, encoded by the exons ATGGGTTATTGGTGGGACCGCGTCGTGCTGCCGGTGCGGCGGGTCTGGCTCGGCGTCGCGTCCCGCTTCGGGGTTCGCCAAACTG GGCTGTGGAGGCTGCGGCAGGAGGTGAGCACGTGCGAGTACGAGGACGTGCACGTGATGTGGGAGATGCTGAGCCGCAccacggcgccggcgccggcgcccagGCGGCCCAGCCGGTTCGGCCGGCAGCCGCGGCCGTGGACCGACAGGTTCCGCCTCTGCCGGGGCTTCTAG